The Methanosphaera sp. DNA segment ATAAATTTATTAATCATTTATGATTGATTTCTTTAATCTCCTCTCTTTTTTTATAGAACATGTCAGTTTATTTTTATAAACACAATATATTTTATTTTTTAAATAACGATTATTTTTAGTTATTTTAGTTTTTTAATGATGTAATTTAAATTTTATGAATGATATAAATAATAATTAGATATAAGGATGTGAATTTTTTTATGAAAATTTTAGAAGACGGAATTTGTTCAATTAAAAGTATTAAAGTAAGTGGATACCGTGAAGGTAAATACGGTGTAATGGTAATTTATCATGAAAATTCCACAGCAGCAGCAGTTTATACAAAAAATAAAGTATATGCTGCACCTATCGATGTTACACGAAAACATATTGCAGATGGAAATATCTCAGCAATTATTGTAAATAGTGGAAATGCAAACTGTTACACAAAAGAGCAAGGTATTGAAAATGCAAATAAGATGGCAAAAATTGCAGCAGACTATCTTGACATAAAAGTTGAAGATGTTGCTGTTGCATCAACTGGTGTTATTGGACGTCAAATGCCAATGGATATACTAGAGCCTATTGCAATAAAGTCACTTGAAAGTCTTGACAACAATCGTGAAGTTGCAAATAATGCAGCTGATGCTATTCTTACAACAGATACAGTACGTAAAGAATGTGCAGTAGAAGGTCAACTTGAAGATGGTACTAAATTTAGGGTAGCAGGATTATGTAAAGGATCAGGAATGATAGCACCTAATATGGGTACAATGCTTGGATTTATAACAACAGACCTTGAAGTACCAAGAGATCAACTTGAAGCTATGCTACGTGAAAGTGTAAAACGTTCATTTAACATGGTAGTTGTAGATGGTGATCAAAGTACAAACGATACAGTAATATTAATGTCTACAAATGAAGTTAAAGGAGAAGTTGATGATAACTTTAAAGAAGCACTAGACTATGTATGTCAAAGTCTTGCAAAACAAATTGCAAAAGATGGAGAAGGTGCAAAACACTTCCTTGAAGTTGAATGTAGTGGAGCAAGAAGTGAAGATGATGCAATTACAGTAGCACGTAGTGTAGTATCATCAAGTCTTGTAAAATCAGCAATCTTTGGTGCAGATCCAAACTGGGGTCGTATCATTACAGCAATGGGATATTCAGGAGTAGATTTTGACCCTGATGAGGTAAGTATTTCACTAATAGCAGGTGAAAATAAGGCTACAATTGTAGATTGTGGAGTTGTAATGACATATGAAGATCCTGCAATTCTTGAAAATGCTGAGGCAATAATGAAAAATAAGGACATCCGAATAAATGTAAGTCTTAATGATGGAGATAGCACAGCTGTTGCTTATGGATGTGACCTAACATATGATTATGTTAAAATAAATGCTGAATATACAACATAAAATAGATATACTAAGATTTTAAAATATAGATAAATGGAAATGATTTATAATGGTAGATGAAGAACAAATAAATATTACAGATGTTTTAATAGAAGCATTACCATACATTAAGAAGTTTCATGACAAGAAGATCATGATTAAGTATGGTGGACATGCAATGATTGATGAAAATGCTATGAGTTCAACAGCAAGAGACACAGTACTTCTCAAATACGTTGGAATGCAACCTCTTGTTGTTCATGGTGGAGGACCTGAAATTTCAAGATCAATGGATAAAGTAGGAAAAGAACCTAAATTTATCAATGGTCTAAGAGTTACAGATGCAGAAACCATGGATATTATTAAAATGGTACTTGTAGGAAAAATCAACACAGAAATCATGTCAAAAATATGTCTCCATGGTGGTAAAAGTCTTGGTATAACAGGTAAGGATTCATTCCTTGTTGAATCATCCAAGAAAGAACCAACAAAAGTTAAACATGACAATGGTGAAGTACTAGAAGTAGACCTTGGATATGTAGGAAAAATTGATAAAATTAACACAAAACTTGTTGATGATCTAACATCAAATGACTACATCCCTGTAATATCACCTATTGGTATTGATAAGGAAGGTAATTCACTTAACTTAAATGCTGATACTGTTGCAGGTTCAATTGCATCAGCTATAGATGCAGAAAAACTCATAATTCTCACTGATGTTCCAGGACTTCTTGCAGATCCTGATGATCCTGAAAGTCTTATACGTCGTATAAGAACAGATGAACTTCGTGAACTAATAAAAGATGGTACAATTGCAGGTGGTATGATTCCAAAAATTGAAACATGTATTAATGCTGTTGAAAACGGTGTAAAAACAGCACATATTCTTGATGGAAGACTTAACCATTCAATACTTCTTGAAATCTTCACAAAACATGGAATTGGAACAATGGTACGAGAATAAAAAGGGGGGGATAAATTTACATCCTTTTTTTTACTTTCTTCTCTTTTTTTAGATACTTACCTTTTTTTATGAAATACACACACTTTTTTTTATATAATTAAATAATTTTATTTTAATGGGAGCTAATTTATGAAATCTGTCAAATTAAATGACTATGAAATTGAAAGATTTAACACACTTACAAAACATCTAAATCATCAAAAACCACACCAATATGAAGCAGTACGTATAAATGATGAAGGAATAGTACTAATACTGTATAATTCAGCAAAGCTAGTATATAATGAAAATAAAAAAACACTCGATATACTTAGTCTTATTTTAAATGAAAGACGCTACCTATGTAGTGATCCAAAAGTAACCACACCTAAAAATAAAACAAGCACACAAGATAATAAACTTAACATAGAAAACTACTCAAATACAATAGGATCTGATGAAACAGGAAAAGGTGAATGGTATGGACCACTAGTTGTATGTGCTACCTCTACATCAAATCATGAAAATATACAACTTAGAAAAATTGGTGTAAAAGACAGCAAAAAACTATCAAAAAATCAGATATTTACACTCTATCATGAAATTGAAAAAATAGGCATAAACTATGAACTAATAGCACTAAAGCCCTTCAGCTACAACAAGTTATATAATAAATTTAAATCCGAGGGAAAAAACCTTAATCATATGCTTGCACATATTCACTCAAAATGTATAACACAACTACTAGCTAAAATGGAAAATACAGACAACACACTAGTTATTGTTGATAAATTTGACTACAAAAAGATGAATGACTATCTTAATGTAGATGATAAAATAAATGTAGTGCAACAATCAAATGCTGAAAGATACACACCAGTTGCAGCTGCAAGTATAATTGCAAAATATCATTATGAGAAAATTTTAAAACAATTAGATGAAAGATATAATATTAACATAAAAAAACAACAACCTAAAGATATAAATAAGGAAATATTAGATAAAGTAGCAAAGACACATTTTAAAAACGTTGCAAAATATCTATAAATATGGGAATTTTATGTAATAAATTTAAATAGAAAAAAAACTATAAGTGGAGAATTAATAATTATGAGTAAAATTGATGTAGCAATCATAGGAGCAAGTGGATATACAGGTGGAGAACTAATGAGACTACTCATCAACCACCCAAAAGTAAACATAAAATATGTTACAAGCCGTAAAAATGAAGGAGTAGATGTATCAGCACTACATCCAAACCTAGAAGATGTAGACCTACAATTTTCAAATCCAGAACCAACACAGGTAGATGCAGATGTAGTTTTCAGTGCACTTCCACATGGAGCATCAATGAAGCTTGTACCACAATTTTTAGATAATGGATCAAAAGTAATAGATCTAAGTGGAGATTTCAGATTTTCAGATCCAAAAGTATATGAAAAATGGTACAATATAGAACATATCCACCCAGAACTTGAAGCTGTATTTGGACTTCCAGAAATAAACCGTGAACTAATAAAAGATGCAGACTTAATTGCAAATCCTGGATGTTTCCCAACAGGTGCAATACTATCAAGTCTACCAATAGTAGAAAATGAATTAGTAGACAGAATTGTAATTGACAGTAAAACAGGAGTAAGTGGAGCAGGAGTAAATCCATCACAAACCACACACTATCCTGTATGTGCAGATAACATAAAACCATATGCTATTGCAAGTCACAGACACACACCAGAAATACGTGAACAACTTCATAACTTTGGAAGTGGAGATGTAAAAGTATCATTTACACCACACCTTGTACCTGTAACACGTGGAATACTAACAACAAATCACAGCTTCCTTAAAGATGATGTATCAGCAGAAGATGTATACAACTTATATGCTGAATACTATAAAGATGAACCATTCACACAAGTACTTAAAGATAATAAACTTCCACTACTTGCAAGTGTACGTGGATCAAACAACTGCCAAATAGGTGCAATAAGTGTTGATGATGTAGGACAACTTGTAGTAATAGCAGCAATAGATAACCTTGTAAAAGGAGCATCAGGACAGGCAATACAAAACATGAACATCATGTTTGGCTTTGATGAAAAAGATGGACTTAGAAATGCTGGACTATTCCCATAAATTAAATAAAAGTAGATATACTATAAATACTAACTATAATAATAATTAATGGGGAGATGAAATGTTATGACAGACTTAGTAGTTTATTATTCAAGAACACAACAAACAGAAATTGTAGCACAAACAATATCTGATGAACTTGGTGCAAAACTCATAGAAGTTAAAGATCAAAAAAATAGGGATGGATCTATAATGTATATGAAAGCAGCAGTAGATGCAATGAGAAATGCAGATACAGATATTAAATATGATGATGTAAATCTAGCAGACTACGAGACAATCTACATTGGAGGTCCTGTATGGGCATCAAAACCTACACCTGCTGTGCGAAAATTTATAGCAGAAAATGATTTTACAGATTGTAATGTTATAACATTTGCAACAATGATGTCAAGTGGAGATAAGCCAACACTTGATATTATGAATTCTGAAATTAAGGCAAAAGGTGGAAATATTCTCAGATCATTTGCTATTGCAACAAAAGATACTGATGTTAAAAAATTAACACTTGATGCACTAAGAAAATAAGTAAAAGGGGGATGTTATTGGTGTCTGAGGCTATAATTTATTATTCAAGAACTGGAAAAACACGATATGTTGCACGTCAAATAGCAAAAAAGGTAGGTGCTGATGAATTTGAGATAAATGATCTAACAATACGTTCAGGACTATCTGCATATATCAGCTTTGCATTTGATAAAATTGTACAAAATAGGACAAAGATTGAACCTGAAAGTGTTGATCTTACAGGTTATGATAAGATATATATTGGATCACCAGTATGGGGTGCTGATATTGCACCTGCAATCTATGAAATAATAGATAATACAGATTTTAAGGGTAAGGATGTTGTTGTATTTACAACATTTAAGAAATCTGGTGCTGAAAGATCACTGTCAATATTAACAAATCTTATACAACTTAAAGGTGCAAATGTTATTAAGGCATTTTCTATATCATCAGAAGATCTTGATGAATTTATGGAAAATACAAAAATTGCCGTATCAAAACTATAAAAAAATAAGTATAAAATTAAAAATAAAAAGAGAGTTGTAATAGGGAAGGAGAGGAAAAATAGAAAGACTTTATTGTTTTTTAAGTCTGTTTTTTACTTCATCCCATACAACTTGTTCTTCTCCACACCCTGTAACAATTACATATTCATATTCTGATTTTTTAATTAAATCTATAATTGCATCAACTCTTTTTTCAAAGTCATATTCAACAGATGTGAAATCACAATTAAGTCCAGT contains these protein-coding regions:
- a CDS encoding flavodoxin, which produces MSEAIIYYSRTGKTRYVARQIAKKVGADEFEINDLTIRSGLSAYISFAFDKIVQNRTKIEPESVDLTGYDKIYIGSPVWGADIAPAIYEIIDNTDFKGKDVVVFTTFKKSGAERSLSILTNLIQLKGANVIKAFSISSEDLDEFMENTKIAVSKL
- the argB gene encoding acetylglutamate kinase; amino-acid sequence: MNITDVLIEALPYIKKFHDKKIMIKYGGHAMIDENAMSSTARDTVLLKYVGMQPLVVHGGGPEISRSMDKVGKEPKFINGLRVTDAETMDIIKMVLVGKINTEIMSKICLHGGKSLGITGKDSFLVESSKKEPTKVKHDNGEVLEVDLGYVGKIDKINTKLVDDLTSNDYIPVISPIGIDKEGNSLNLNADTVAGSIASAIDAEKLIILTDVPGLLADPDDPESLIRRIRTDELRELIKDGTIAGGMIPKIETCINAVENGVKTAHILDGRLNHSILLEIFTKHGIGTMVRE
- a CDS encoding flavodoxin translates to MTDLVVYYSRTQQTEIVAQTISDELGAKLIEVKDQKNRDGSIMYMKAAVDAMRNADTDIKYDDVNLADYETIYIGGPVWASKPTPAVRKFIAENDFTDCNVITFATMMSSGDKPTLDIMNSEIKAKGGNILRSFAIATKDTDVKKLTLDALRK
- the argC gene encoding N-acetyl-gamma-glutamyl-phosphate reductase — its product is MSKIDVAIIGASGYTGGELMRLLINHPKVNIKYVTSRKNEGVDVSALHPNLEDVDLQFSNPEPTQVDADVVFSALPHGASMKLVPQFLDNGSKVIDLSGDFRFSDPKVYEKWYNIEHIHPELEAVFGLPEINRELIKDADLIANPGCFPTGAILSSLPIVENELVDRIVIDSKTGVSGAGVNPSQTTHYPVCADNIKPYAIASHRHTPEIREQLHNFGSGDVKVSFTPHLVPVTRGILTTNHSFLKDDVSAEDVYNLYAEYYKDEPFTQVLKDNKLPLLASVRGSNNCQIGAISVDDVGQLVVIAAIDNLVKGASGQAIQNMNIMFGFDEKDGLRNAGLFP
- a CDS encoding ribonuclease HIII → MKSVKLNDYEIERFNTLTKHLNHQKPHQYEAVRINDEGIVLILYNSAKLVYNENKKTLDILSLILNERRYLCSDPKVTTPKNKTSTQDNKLNIENYSNTIGSDETGKGEWYGPLVVCATSTSNHENIQLRKIGVKDSKKLSKNQIFTLYHEIEKIGINYELIALKPFSYNKLYNKFKSEGKNLNHMLAHIHSKCITQLLAKMENTDNTLVIVDKFDYKKMNDYLNVDDKINVVQQSNAERYTPVAAASIIAKYHYEKILKQLDERYNINIKKQQPKDINKEILDKVAKTHFKNVAKYL
- the argJ gene encoding bifunctional ornithine acetyltransferase/N-acetylglutamate synthase — translated: MKILEDGICSIKSIKVSGYREGKYGVMVIYHENSTAAAVYTKNKVYAAPIDVTRKHIADGNISAIIVNSGNANCYTKEQGIENANKMAKIAADYLDIKVEDVAVASTGVIGRQMPMDILEPIAIKSLESLDNNREVANNAADAILTTDTVRKECAVEGQLEDGTKFRVAGLCKGSGMIAPNMGTMLGFITTDLEVPRDQLEAMLRESVKRSFNMVVVDGDQSTNDTVILMSTNEVKGEVDDNFKEALDYVCQSLAKQIAKDGEGAKHFLEVECSGARSEDDAITVARSVVSSSLVKSAIFGADPNWGRIITAMGYSGVDFDPDEVSISLIAGENKATIVDCGVVMTYEDPAILENAEAIMKNKDIRINVSLNDGDSTAVAYGCDLTYDYVKINAEYTT